TCCTTGGCCTTCAGGTCTATCCTACACACGTTTCAGTAAGAAGAGCACCTGCTATACGATGCTCCACTTGTCTGGACTGACGTAGACCAGCAAGTGAGGTAGTATCCAAGAGGGATTAGAACTGTTAGGACTCTGTGGAGTCAGGCAAATTTGGGAATAAGTCTTGGTTCCATCATTTCAAGCTATATTTACAATCTTGAgtaaattttttaacatttttaagcttccattttctcatctgtataattATCAGTTAAAAAATCTACCTCATAGACATTTAAATGAGTAATATAATCTAGGATGCACAGTACCTGATATATAAGAAATGTTCGATAAAAGATAGATGGTGGGGTTAACAATAATGGCAACATAGCAGCAAGCAGttaacaacattcagaaaaagaaaaaaaaaattccttactgTTCTGTTCCCCATTTTGGAAAGGTTTCTTTCCAAGATCAGGAATGAGGAAAGTGTAACAAACAATAAGAGCAGGATGGCAGGAGTTAGACGATGTGGATGTGATGGGCAGAAGCAGCAAAGCAAAGCTCATGTAAGACTcagacttgggaaaaaaaaacctatggaGAGAATGCCAACAGTATCCTTTCAAGACtcttcatttttatgtatatggATTCTGGAAGAACAGTAAGAGCTACCATGAGGAAAGAAGTAAAAGCCAAGACTTGGGAATATATTTATCTTCAAgtgtttaaaaagcagaaatgaaacCTTAATCTAAAGTGTTAATAATGAGATACGTGTGTAGGTTCTCTTACTTTCCAGCCTCTCTCTGTGGCCTAGGTGCCTCCCTTCTTTCCTGTTCCCCAATAACTGCAAAAATGACTACATctgttttccttctgtctctAAGCAAATAACCTTGCAACTCTTTAGCAGCTCTAGTGAAAGGCTTAGAGGAGCTGGAATAGGAACTATTACATAATATACGTGCTTCAAAAACATGTTTTGAAAAGTTTATAGGACATGACATAACATTAAGGCAATTCAAGATGAAGTTTCAATACCCATTTGTTACAGCACTGGGCTTTCCTGGAAAATAAACATCATTAACTGCAGGCTGAGAAACACTCATCATTCCAGCACTTTCTTCCACTTTCttgtttaataaaaaatgaaaagttcttACACTTGGAAAAATTTATGGCAATTAAATTCAATTCATGGCCTATTAAAAACCAAAACTGTAACAGCAAATATTCAAAGAATCAAATACCAAGAAACGGTTTGGCAAGCTACTATACGAACTTGGAAAACTCTAATGAGAAAAGTATGACCCTGGACACTGGAAGCTCTGTTTAGCTCATCTCTAAACTCTGGAAGGAACAGTGAGAGccacctttctttaaaaaatcagtctTTTGTGAACATGGTTTTTCAATAGACTGGATTTGCTGGAAACTACATGTGCTCagaatttgaaaatcatttttaaatttaacatttttagtaAAACTCAAGGGAATAAACTCATGGGAATAAACAGCATAGTAAAACTATAAGATTACAGCATTTAAAGCTTTCAAGTTCAGACATACCACAGCTTTCAACTATCTTTTAAGACATCCCAAAACATAAAACGACAACCATGAGGGAAATTTAACatatttaagattattttgtcaaaaaagaaaattaagtcatATTTATCCAAGTTGACAAAAGATTATACCAAACATAGCAACCACCTGTCTTATATTTCTGGagagggcagaaagaaaaaaaaaaacaggagcttATACTTAACTAAAAACAATCTGGAAGTAGAAAATCTTCCAAAAATAgggcatttaaaattaaaacaggtTATGAAGGAAAAGTTTAGAATTTACAACTCTAGATAACAATTACTGATGTGGGAAGATCAACTAATCAATGAAGCACTAAATGAATACTGCACATCCAGCTTTAGATGTAATCTAACTCTAGTTACAGAAATTCTCTGCTCTTTCCATAACTCCAGAGGGTATTGGGTAtacactctatttttaaaatagtctttgGAAATGTCTTTGTATAATTATGTAAGCTGAGAATTCTTGTCTTTTAAAagccattctttaaaaattagtaagCTATTCTATAATTATATCAAACAAGCCAAGAGAGAAAATGCCATATGGTCTTTGTATaacaatgcaaaaatattttacagGTTTAAAAAAAGTTACGTGTATCCCCAGAGTAAACCTCAGAAGAAAATACCTATATACAAAGTTTTTACTAATGAAGTCCATCTGGGCAACTGCAGCAACATGAATTTTCACCTCTTTCCTCCCTCCGACTTGGCTGAGGTAATCCACTGTCCATTTGCTTGTACATGCTCCCAAATCAATTCCTTCTAGCACTAGAGGTTTTCTCTGTGtgggaaaaatcaacaaaaattacGGAAAACCAACAATATATCAGGAGTTATATTGGGTAATAAAGggctaaaaacaaataaaaaatgactaTTGATCCCAAGATGCTCAAAATCAGATCTTCTGACAATTCATGCTGTAACTAAAGCAGGACGAGGAAACTATGTAATATACTTAGAACACAATTTTAGCattaggaaaacaaaaccaaaccaaacagcaATACTATCATAAGCTTAGAAACAAGAGAAGTCCGAATattatttaaagcatttttatgagtgttatatataacaaaaaatataaCTGATTAAAATTTGTACTTTATAGTCAAATATTGTTTGCAACTTTTTACTTTGATAACCATTCTAAACTTATGGAAAAGTTACAAGAACATTACAAAGAACTCCCATATACCATTTACTCTGAGTCACGAGTTGCTAATTTAACACTTTGCCCCACTTACTTTACCATCTGCTCTCACTCTTGCAATGTGTGTATGgagacatattaaaaataatttaattttttctaaactATTTCAGAGTAGTTTTCCAAACTGTCTCTATCATGCTCCTTTATCTCTAAAACTTGAGCATATTTTCTGAGAACAAAGACATTCTTTTGTATAACCACAGAATAAttatcaaaattatatttaatagctACAATACTTTTATCTAATCCAGCTTGTATCCAAACTTTGCTAATTGTCTCTGTATTTTTTCCCAACTTCTGAGATTCCACACTGCATTTaattcctgctgctaagtcgcttcagtcgtgtccaactctgtgcgaccccatagacgaccgcccaccaggctccccggtccctgggattctccaggcaagaacactagagtgggttgccatttccttctccaatgcatgaaagtgaaaagtgaaagtgaagtcgctcagtcgtgtccgactctgtgcgaccccatggactgcagcctaccaggctcctccacccatgggattttccaggcaagagtactggagtgggctgccattgcctcctccgacaCCTCTTTTAATCTGGAACAGTTCCTCAGACTTGTTCTTCTATGACCTGGACATTTTTTGAAGAGCACAGGCTAGTTATCTTACAGAATGTCCTTCAATAGGAATTTACATGATGCTTCTCCATGATTAGATTCAACTTATGCGTTTCTGCAAAGAATGTACCACTCAGTATTGCTGAGTGCAGAAAccgtgattaaaaaaaaatcaccttctaCACGTACTAGTTAGTATTCTAATGTAAGAATTAGCTCTAACTTctccattcattcttttttttttattgagttataatccACTGATATAATTTTGAAGCTCAAGTTATCCCAGAGTTGGCCAGTAAGAATACCTTCAAGCTGACTCTTATGACTTTCTGCCTGAGCACATCTTACTTTataatccagtattcttttgcCTCTCTGTCCCAGCCCTACAGTTATTTCTTCAAGTAGCTCTGGTTTCTTCTAGTGGGGAATGCTGTTTAGAAACAATGATCTGGGTGCTAAATGTGTTCATGACTATTGATGTGTCATTACATATAGGCCTTCTCAGGGACCAGAGCTAGGAAACACATGCAGGTGTGTATATACTCACtccctccaccccccccccccaatataCACCTCCTCCCACACACTACATATGCATATGGTTATATTTCTCTCTCAATAtgtactatacacacacacacacacacacacacagtcttaatGGATATATGATGAATCATGATACTTCCAATATGGTTACCTAATTCCAAACTTATACCacaacatttatttcaaaatttcttgTTCATATATTTGTAAACTACCTGCtgtcttcctgagaaacctggttCCAATCATCTTCAATGTTTAATCAGTTGCACAATCCCAGAATTCACACTAAGTACCTCTACAACTGCTAAGTTATACCACTGTAAAAAAAGTATACAAACTAGAATTCAgcattgtttatatttctttttgtttttagacTGCCACAGAATcaaagtatgggcttccctggtggctcagatggtaaaagtgtctacctgcaatgcaagagacccatgtttgatccctgggtcaggaagatcccctggagaaggaaatggcaatgcactccagtattcttgcctgggaaattccaaagaggagcctggcaggctccagtccctggggttgcagagttggacatgactgagcaactaacacattccaAATTCATAATCAAAGTACTGTGTTCAAAAGTGACTTAGGTTACTTCTCCTCTCTCCCTTAATTAGGTtcacttgttatttttatattctatactagagtttggcttttttttaaattattccttatccatgttaattttattattactattatttcagAATATAAAACATTAACATGATCTCCAAagtcaaaattatataaaaaaggtCACTGCATCTATACTCACCCATGTTGTAATCACTCAACCCCTATAGATAACCAGTCTCATTAACATCTGGCTTATCATCCCCATGTTTCTTTTTTGCAAAGTGATCAAAAACCGTATaaatttccttacttttttatTCAGAATTATTTATACATTgtcttttgtaattttttctttttaatttaaaattatatcctGAAAATCACTGCTATCAGTTTAGATTTTCTCTCATTGTTCTTTTACAACTTAGCACACTATAGTGTAAATGGAAAATTTAATCTGTCTCCTATAATAGGTTTTTTAGGTTATTTGTAATCATTCTCAAACATAATAAATACTAgatattttcattctgttgaaGTACATCCCCAAAGTAAACTCCTGAAGaggaactcagttcagttcagttcagtcgctcagtcatgtccgactcttctcgaccccatgaatcgcagcacgccaggcctccctgtccatcaccaactcccggagttcactcagactcacatccatcgagtcagtgatgccatccagccatctcatcctctgtcgtccccttctcctcctgcccccaatccttcccagcatcagtcttttcgaatgagtcaactcttcgaatgaggtggccaaaataccagagtttcagctttagcatcattccctccaaagaaatcccagggctgatctccttcagaatggactggctggatatccttgcagtccaagggactctcaagagtcttctccaacaccacagttcaaaaagtaAACATATCAACAACTTTGTTAGATATGCCAAATTCCCCTCCATTAGGCTTGTACTGCtggtactgctgctaagtcccttcagtcgtgtccgactctgtgcgaccccatagacggcagcccatcaggctccaccacccccgggattctccaggcaagaacactggggtgggctgccatttccttctccaatgcatgaaaggactTGGCATAAAATGTGAGTACCAGTTTCCTCACAGACTCACAAAGAGTGTATTATTAAAGCCTTTTGATTTTTGCCAATATGATACATAAAtggtatctattttttaaattctcttatgAGTAAAGctgaatgtcttttcatgtgtttagaggccatttttatctttctgtcaACTGTTCactttttaatcagatttttgcCTGCttcctcattaatttttaaaagtcctttacATACATGTGCTTTTGCtgacatttaataaaatatatattgtaatattTCCCTCCCAGTTTGAATTTGATGTACTCAaattttaatctcttcttttaCTACACTTGAGTCATAAGGAAACCCTTCCATAGACCTAGATTACAAAGAAATTTATCCATGCTTTCCTCTAGTActtatgtaatttctttttttatttagatCTCTGATCCTTTTGGAgattacttttgtgtatggtgtcagaTATAAATCTAATTTTATCATCTTATAAATGACTGTGACTATCCAGTTGTCCAAGcaccatttatttaaaagttcaTCTTTGCCCTAGTGATTTAATGTCATGTTCATCACACGATAAATTTCTATACGAATGAAAATTTATCCAGACTCTGGAGATACATATATAAAGTCACTCAGACTTTCTTCTCTATTCATCTGGTCTGTCTATCCATGCAACTGTACCACACTGTtagttattaaaacattttaaaaaatctgataggACTATATCCCTTAACAGCTTTTCTTAGGAGTTTCTTAATTAGAAAAGTCTTGTTTTGCAAAttagttattgatttctagttttattacaCTGTGATCAGTGTTATTTGCAATTTTCCACTTTACAAtgtttagtgatgctttctttgtAACAGTATGTCTTGTCTAGGAAGGCTAAATTACAAAACACTTTTTGCTAGCCATCTTACAAAGCATTTCCACATTCATATATTATTTGATGGTCACAATTCTGTCCTGAAGGCATCTATACACTAATGTGTTCCGTGGTGGGGAAAGACAACCACCCATCGAGCCTACTGCTGCTGCAGACTTGAATCCTCCCCATAGGTTTCTAATTCCTAAATGAAAACTTATATCCCTGACTTTTTTAACACTCAGAACTGTAGCTCTATAACCATCCTCAGAGATATAAATATCAAGTAAAATTACTGGGGGAGGGGGTTCTTTATCATGAGCAGGCTAATTGTAatcttatggtttttttttttttttaatatctgttcgTCTCTTTATTCTCAGTTTTTCTGATGCCTAGATTCCCTTGCAAAAGCACTGCAAGTAAAAACAGTTTCTCCCCCATTAAcatttttctgagttttcttttaaagaactaAGGTTCGAATTACAGATACAAAACAATCGAACGTCTGATCTACAACCCATGTTAGTTAGAATTCAGTGGAAGTTTCTCGTGGGATTCCCATTGCTTCCCTTTTTGGATCAGTGCAGTGAAAAACTGCTCCTTCAAATCCAGTAATTCGTGAAGAATAACAGGCGCCATTCAAGctactggggggtgggggtcggaGATGGGGCGCGAAACTGCCCCTAGACTATAAGAAATTCGACGAAAGACTTGAAGAcctgggggaggcgggggaggggagtgggaggcgggggaggggagtggggggcgggggagtaTTTCCCTAGGGTGCCATGGTAATGGTATTAGACTCCTTGATCGAACTCCCCCAAGGCAGCTAGCTGGGCTTATTAAGCAAAATATTTCTCGTAGTCAGCGCTCTGACGTCCAACTGCTTCCCAGAAACGTGGAACGGTACTCGCCGAAAAATTTAATAGGTGAGACCGTCAACATCCCCCACGTGCTCCCTTGGCCGCAGAGCCAACCAGCCACTTTCAACTGACAACCTTCTCGCCACAACCTGGATCCCAAGAAACCAGTTCGGAGCCGCTCGACTGGTAGGAACCGGTATCCACCGACACCCCGTGGTTCCGCCCCGCGAGAGGGCCTCACCTGCGGATACAGGTGCTCTATGAACTGCTCCTGCGAAACGCCCTCGAATCGGGGTACTGGGAAGCCGTGCCCGGCCATGGTTGTTCACGCCAATCCTCTTCCAAGTCCCGGGACCCTCTGCACTAACACGTTCCTCAGCGCGCGATTCGCCCGGAAACAGGACCCGGAGAGAAAAGGTCCGGGAGGCAGGCTGAGTCTCAAGAACTGCCAGTTCCTAGTGTGGGGCTCGGGGCCAACAGGCGTATGATGGAGAGCAGAGAAGGGGCGAATTCACTAGAGGTGGCAGCAACAGGCCAACTCGATTCTCCAGTCTCCTTCTCCGAACCTCGCTGAGGTGGTTTCACACCGACTTACTTTCCATGATGCACAGGCAAGCACAAAGGTCACAAAAATGGCGCTGGCCGTCCGTCTTTTACCGCGCTTGCTACTTTCTCGGCCTCTACCGGGCTGGGCCGCCCGGCTCCGGACTCTCAGTTCGGCCGAGGTGAAGCGCCCATTGTCTGGACTTTGCTACTTATGCCGCCGCCGCCTCGGCTCGGGAGCAGCCCCATTTCCTCGAGTCTCTTGGGCCTCCGCGGCCTTGGCCCTGTCTGCTCGGGGTCCTCAGCGTCCCTTGCTCAGCCCCCTGGAAGTCGCCTCAACCCTCCCCACTTTCCCTTCTTGCCCCCGGCGAACCTACAGCACCGAGGAGCAACCGCAGCAGCGTCAGAAAACCAAAATGATCATTCTGGGGTTCTCCAACCCCATCAACTGGGTTCGGACTCGAATTTACTCCTTCCTTATCTGGGCCTATTTCGACCAAGAGTTCAGCATCACAGAGTTCTCAGAAGGAGCGAAGCAGGTTGGTTTATTTCTCTAGGAGTAACCTCTCCACCTCTCATGAATTCAGCAGTTAAGATTCGCAAAAGTGTTTAGCGATGAGGTTTCAACTGGGTCTCAAATGATCAAATGTGGGTAGTGACTCAAATACAGAGCCCTCTGGCCACTTGCTGTAAATTAAGCTGCTGCTTCTGTTTGCACGGTCTCCGAGGAATAGGGGATTGATGGAGACACCAATTTGAAGTCCTTTAATTACTTTTTCTGTCCTCCGCAGGTTTTGAATCAGATAGAAATGGATTCAAAGCCTATTTCGGTCACTTAAAAGCTCCATGGCTTTATTTCTTCTGAAATGTGATTTCtctgaatgaaaaaagaatgaaaaagccaATACTGATTATATGCTGGCACTGATATATTTACTTCtagtttttttagtttatttctatAAACACAGCCATTTATACTTATGTGATCTGTCAGTTACAAATTGAATGTTTTCAACTTTATATAATCAGTGTCAATATTAACTCgtgctttttgcttccctgagTCAATTCTTGACTAATCTgtgtttttataagaaaatttaaaagcaaagagcAAGCATAGTTAATAGCATTATAAGGGATAAACCTCAGTTCCTGTCAGTTCTCAAAATCTTTTGTTTGTGCAGAGGAAATGAGCATGATGCTACTGTCCTTCAGGATTCCTGCAGATGACTTGTGAGCT
The window above is part of the Bos javanicus breed banteng chromosome 2, ARS-OSU_banteng_1.0, whole genome shotgun sequence genome. Proteins encoded here:
- the MAIP1 gene encoding m-AAA protease-interacting protein 1, mitochondrial isoform X1, producing MALAVRLLPRLLLSRPLPGWAARLRTLSSAEVKRPLSGLCYLCRRRLGSGAAPFPRVSWASAALALSARGPQRPLLSPLEVASTLPTFPSCPRRTYSTEEQPQQRQKTKMIILGFSNPINWVRTRIYSFLIWAYFDQEFSITEFSEGAKQAFAHVSKLLSQCKFDLLEELVAKETLRVLKEKVTSLPDNHKNALAADIDEIVYTSTGDISIYYDEKGRKFVNILMCFWYLTSANIPSEAISGARVFQVKLGDQNVETKQLLSASYEFQREFTQGVKPDWTIARIEHPKLLE
- the MAIP1 gene encoding m-AAA protease-interacting protein 1, mitochondrial isoform X2, with the protein product MALAVRLLPRLLLSRPLPGWAARLRTLSSAEVKRPLSGLCYLCRRRLGSGAAPFPRVSWASAALALSARGPQRPLLSPLEVASTLPTFPSCPRRTYSTEEQPQQRQKTKMIILGFSNPINWVRTRIYSFLIWAYFDQEFSITEFSEGAKQAFAHVSKLLSQCKFDLLEELVAKETLRVLKEKVTSLPDNHKNALAADIDEIVYTSTGDISIYYDEKGRKFVNILMCFWYLTSANIPSEAISGARVFQVKLGDQNVETKQLLSASYEYSGGSSDTELKGSCP